Proteins encoded in a region of the Candidatus Zixiibacteriota bacterium genome:
- a CDS encoding ATP-binding cassette domain-containing protein, whose product MIEVRNLTRKYGPSVAVDAISFTMKTGEVLGFLGPNGAGKTTTMKVITGYMPPSEGDVLIDGVDVTEDSVEVRRKIGYLPENNPLYTDMTPLEYLTFCQRLRGIPRSEHRPRNDRMVAMCGLEEVLRKDIGELSKGYRQRVGLAQAMVHDPEILILDEPTVGLDPNQIVEIRALIKELGRAKTLILCTHILSEVEAACDRVLIISKGKIVADGTPDTLRAAASGHDRIHVEVRGPAHEVLDALKGLDGAARVSTDGQSAGASRFVIETAPAADLRESVFKLVRERGWVLLELRRESVRLEDVFRQLTTQS is encoded by the coding sequence ATGATTGAAGTCAGGAATCTGACCAGAAAATACGGCCCCTCCGTCGCCGTCGACGCCATCAGCTTCACCATGAAGACCGGCGAAGTGCTGGGCTTTCTCGGTCCCAATGGCGCAGGGAAGACGACAACTATGAAGGTTATTACCGGGTACATGCCGCCGTCGGAGGGCGACGTGCTCATCGATGGCGTTGATGTGACAGAAGACTCCGTCGAGGTACGCCGCAAGATCGGTTACCTGCCGGAAAACAACCCGCTGTACACCGATATGACGCCGCTGGAGTATCTCACCTTCTGCCAGCGTCTGCGCGGGATTCCCCGGTCCGAACACCGGCCGCGCAACGATCGCATGGTCGCGATGTGCGGGTTGGAAGAAGTCCTCAGGAAGGACATTGGCGAACTGTCGAAGGGATACCGCCAGCGCGTCGGATTGGCGCAAGCGATGGTCCATGATCCGGAAATCCTGATTCTGGATGAACCGACCGTCGGCCTCGATCCCAACCAGATCGTCGAAATACGCGCCCTGATCAAGGAACTGGGGCGTGCCAAAACGCTCATCCTGTGCACGCACATTCTCTCGGAGGTCGAAGCGGCCTGCGACCGCGTGCTGATCATCAGCAAGGGGAAGATCGTCGCCGATGGGACCCCCGACACCCTGCGTGCCGCCGCCAGCGGACACGATCGCATCCATGTCGAAGTGCGCGGACCAGCCCATGAAGTCCTCGATGCGCTCAAAGGCCTCGATGGCGCGGCACGTGTCTCCACCGACGGCCAGAGCGCCGGCGCATCACGATTTGTCATCGAGACCGCACCAGCGGCCGACCTGCGGGAATCGGTGTTCAAGCTTGTGCGCGAACGCGGCTGGGTCTTGCTGGAACTGCGGCGTGAGTCTGTCCGACTGGAAGATGTCTTCCGTCAACTGACCACTCAATCCTGA
- a CDS encoding ABC transporter permease — translation MLSNTLTFAQKELRSLFNSAVAYVILTLFLLIAGWFFSSGLFLVGEADMRDLFSVVIPITFLFFVPAITMRTIAEERKSGTLELLVTLPVHDVEIVLGKFLAALGLLAAALLLTFAYPLTLTMLGDPDGGALIGGYLGLLLMGGSYLAIGLFTSGLTQNQIVAFITGFVVIFGLFMLDKVLPFFPGGVASVLQYLSSSYHFENLARGVIDTRDVIYYLSIMTLFLFLSVRTLESRRWR, via the coding sequence ATGTTATCCAACACTCTGACGTTCGCCCAGAAGGAGCTGCGCAGTCTCTTCAATTCGGCGGTGGCCTATGTCATCCTCACGCTGTTTTTGCTGATCGCCGGATGGTTCTTCTCGTCGGGATTGTTCCTCGTGGGTGAGGCCGACATGCGTGACCTGTTTTCGGTCGTCATTCCGATCACATTTCTCTTCTTCGTGCCCGCCATCACCATGCGGACGATCGCCGAAGAACGGAAATCGGGCACACTCGAGCTCCTCGTGACGCTGCCCGTGCACGACGTGGAAATCGTCCTCGGTAAATTTCTGGCCGCCCTCGGCCTGCTGGCGGCGGCGCTGCTGTTGACCTTCGCGTATCCATTGACGCTGACCATGCTCGGCGATCCCGACGGGGGTGCGTTGATCGGCGGCTATCTGGGGCTGCTGCTCATGGGGGGCTCCTACCTGGCGATCGGGCTGTTCACGTCAGGGCTGACGCAGAATCAAATCGTCGCCTTCATCACGGGATTCGTCGTCATCTTCGGGTTGTTCATGCTCGACAAAGTCTTGCCGTTTTTTCCCGGCGGCGTCGCGTCGGTGTTGCAGTATCTCTCATCGTCCTACCATTTCGAGAATCTCGCCCGCGGAGTCATCGACACGCGGGATGTGATCTACTATTTGTCGATCATGACTTTATTTCTGTTTCTGTCAGTGCGAACACTGGAGTCGCGGCGGTGGCGGTAG